One region of Bacillus zhangzhouensis genomic DNA includes:
- the iolD gene encoding 3D-(3,5/4)-trihydroxycyclohexane-1,2-dione acylhydrolase (decyclizing) gives MDTIRLTMSQALVKFLNAQYVEYDGEKKPFIKGIFTIFGHGNVLGLGQALQENPGRLEVYQGRNEQGMAHAATAFAKQKQRKQVMACTSSVGPGSANMITAAATATANQIPLLLFPSDVFATRQPDPALQQIEQTYDLSLSTNDAFRAVSKYWDRVSRPEQLMSALINAMRVLTNQADTGAVTISLPQDVQGEAWDYPLSFFQERTHYLDRYAPSERSIQEAAALIRKKKKPFLILGGGVRYSEAADEFVQFAEAFHIPFSETQAGKSCVESSHPLNVGGLGVTGNSAANELAQKADLIIGVGTRFTDFTTSSKRLYADSDVLTINLSDYHASKLDATTIISDAKMALLALKDELANYQTNYQNEIKEAKQRWEQELHRLHHIQYTETGFTPEIKNHFDHELDEYKEKLHTTLPQTTVLGYLNEWIPSDAIITCAAGSLPGDLQRMWVTKERNTYHLEYGYSCMGYEIASALGAKMAEPTKEVYALTGDGSYLMLHSELVTSIQEGYKINIVLFDNSGFGCINNLQMSHGMDSFATEFRKRNKKTGQLDGEIMRINFAQSAKGYGAKTYEVHTLDELKSAVEDAKKQTVSTLIDVKVLPKTMTAGYGDSWWNVGISEISDKEQIKKEYEEKQQKLKQARQY, from the coding sequence ATGGACACAATCAGATTAACGATGAGTCAAGCATTGGTCAAATTTTTAAATGCCCAGTACGTTGAATATGACGGTGAAAAAAAGCCTTTTATCAAAGGAATCTTTACCATTTTCGGTCACGGAAATGTGTTGGGGCTCGGTCAAGCCCTTCAAGAAAACCCTGGTAGACTCGAGGTATATCAAGGAAGAAATGAACAAGGGATGGCACATGCTGCAACGGCTTTCGCAAAACAAAAGCAACGTAAACAAGTAATGGCCTGCACCTCATCCGTTGGTCCTGGCTCAGCCAATATGATCACCGCTGCTGCAACGGCAACAGCGAATCAAATTCCACTTTTGCTTTTCCCAAGTGATGTCTTTGCCACACGACAGCCAGATCCAGCACTTCAGCAGATTGAACAAACATACGACTTGAGTTTATCGACGAATGATGCATTTCGAGCTGTGAGTAAATACTGGGACCGGGTATCAAGGCCAGAACAGCTCATGTCGGCACTGATAAACGCCATGCGTGTTTTAACAAATCAAGCAGATACTGGTGCTGTCACAATTTCGCTTCCTCAAGATGTTCAAGGAGAAGCATGGGATTATCCGCTGTCTTTTTTTCAAGAGCGGACGCATTATTTAGACAGATATGCACCTTCAGAAAGAAGTATTCAAGAAGCAGCGGCACTCATTCGTAAGAAAAAGAAGCCTTTCTTGATTTTAGGCGGAGGGGTGCGTTACTCAGAGGCGGCAGACGAGTTTGTCCAATTTGCTGAAGCTTTTCATATACCCTTTAGTGAAACACAAGCTGGTAAAAGCTGTGTTGAAAGCAGCCACCCATTAAATGTAGGCGGACTTGGTGTCACTGGCAATAGTGCCGCCAATGAACTCGCTCAGAAGGCTGACCTAATTATTGGCGTCGGCACTAGATTTACAGACTTTACAACATCATCTAAACGGCTATACGCAGACAGTGATGTTTTAACGATCAATCTATCCGATTATCATGCATCTAAATTAGATGCAACAACCATCATTTCTGATGCGAAGATGGCACTCCTTGCATTAAAGGATGAACTAGCAAACTATCAAACAAATTATCAAAATGAAATCAAAGAAGCAAAACAGCGCTGGGAACAAGAATTACATCGGCTTCATCATATTCAGTACACTGAAACAGGCTTTACACCTGAAATCAAAAACCACTTTGATCATGAATTAGATGAATATAAGGAAAAACTTCATACAACGCTGCCTCAAACGACTGTACTTGGCTATTTAAATGAATGGATTCCATCTGATGCCATTATTACATGTGCTGCAGGCAGTCTCCCAGGAGATTTACAGAGAATGTGGGTGACAAAAGAACGAAACACATATCACCTTGAATATGGATACTCTTGTATGGGCTACGAAATTGCTTCTGCACTTGGAGCAAAAATGGCTGAACCAACCAAAGAAGTGTATGCCTTAACAGGTGATGGCAGTTATTTAATGCTGCATAGTGAACTTGTAACAAGCATTCAAGAGGGCTATAAAATTAATATCGTTCTTTTTGACAACTCTGGTTTTGGCTGTATTAATAATTTGCAAATGAGCCATGGAATGGACAGTTTTGCGACTGAATTTCGAAAAAGAAACAAGAAAACAGGACAGCTTGATGGAGAGATTATGAGAATCAATTTTGCGCAATCAGCAAAAGGTTATGGAGCAAAAACATATGAAGTTCATACACTCGATGAACTGAAATCTGCGGTTGAAGATGCTAAAAAGCAGACAGTCAGTACCCTGATTGATGTAAAGGTACTTCCAAAAACCATGACAGCAGGTTACGGTGACTCATGGTGGAATGTAGGTATCTCAGAAATCTCTGATAAAGAACAGATCAAAAAAGAATATGAGGAAAAACAGCAAAAATTAAAACAAGCAAGACAATATTAA
- a CDS encoding DeoR/GlpR family DNA-binding transcription regulator yields the protein MIKTKRIQQIKEYVIQHQSVSLDDLVTTFGVSKNTIRRDVQKLVEEGHIQKVYGGVAANHARLESFHDRQTRNQLQKRLIAKDAARLVDDGDVIFIDSGTTTLEMIHFIKEMELTVVTNNLDFIVKALPYTQLQVISTGGQLERKTKSFSSFTYTNDVLQYNFDKVFMASTGVSISNGVTNSSPVETSMKEMVVKKGREVILLVDHTKFDKYAMLTYCRLDEIDYVITDDSLDTSYTTFFKKNHIKWIVAPSQDESQRTFT from the coding sequence ATGATCAAAACGAAAAGAATCCAGCAAATAAAAGAATATGTGATCCAACATCAGTCTGTCTCGTTAGATGATCTTGTCACAACCTTTGGGGTGTCAAAAAATACGATCAGGCGAGATGTTCAAAAGCTCGTTGAAGAAGGACATATCCAAAAAGTTTATGGGGGAGTAGCAGCAAATCATGCAAGACTTGAATCATTTCATGACAGACAAACACGAAACCAACTTCAAAAAAGATTGATTGCAAAAGATGCGGCTCGATTAGTAGATGATGGAGATGTCATTTTTATCGACTCTGGTACCACAACATTAGAAATGATTCATTTTATAAAAGAAATGGAATTAACGGTTGTCACGAACAACTTAGACTTTATTGTAAAAGCATTGCCTTACACTCAGCTTCAAGTCATTTCAACCGGCGGCCAATTAGAGCGGAAAACAAAATCATTTTCCAGCTTTACTTATACAAATGATGTACTTCAATACAACTTCGATAAAGTGTTTATGGCATCAACAGGGGTCTCTATTTCAAATGGAGTAACAAATTCATCGCCAGTAGAAACAAGCATGAAGGAAATGGTCGTCAAAAAAGGTAGAGAAGTGATTCTATTAGTAGATCATACAAAATTCGATAAATATGCGATGTTGACATATTGCCGGCTGGATGAAATCGACTACGTCATCACTGATGATTCTCTGGATACCTCCTATACAACCTTTTTCAAAAAGAATCATATCAAATGGATCGTTGCTCCTTCACAAGATGAAAGTCAGCGAACTTTCACGTGA
- the fba gene encoding class II fructose-1,6-bisphosphate aldolase — MTVIDSKLISMRSILHEAKQKQYAVGQMNINGLQWVKAILLAAKEERSPIILAASDRLIDYLGGFHTIVGMVEGLMKDLEINVPVSLHLDHGMTVSRCKAAIDAGFSSVMIDGSSYPLSQNIEMTKEVVHYASKRGVSVEAEVGSVGGMEDGMIGNIIYADPYECVRLVRETGIDALAAALGSVHGPYQGEPKLGFDEMKRISELTDIPLVLHGGSGIPVDQIQKAISLGHAKINVNTECLEAWNQAVRAQLAENKAAIDPQTILTPGTEAIKQTVKMKIQQFGSSQRV, encoded by the coding sequence ATGACTGTAATAGATTCAAAGCTCATTTCAATGAGAAGCATACTGCATGAAGCAAAACAAAAACAATATGCAGTAGGACAAATGAATATCAATGGTTTGCAATGGGTGAAAGCCATCTTACTTGCGGCAAAAGAGGAGCGATCTCCTATCATTTTAGCAGCATCTGACCGGCTCATTGACTATTTGGGCGGCTTTCATACGATTGTAGGCATGGTTGAAGGGTTAATGAAAGATTTGGAGATCAATGTCCCAGTTTCTTTACATTTAGATCATGGCATGACTGTCTCTCGTTGCAAAGCTGCCATTGATGCAGGATTTAGCTCGGTCATGATAGACGGCTCTTCCTATCCCCTTTCACAAAATATTGAAATGACAAAAGAAGTTGTTCATTATGCTTCTAAAAGAGGTGTATCTGTCGAAGCTGAAGTTGGCTCTGTTGGAGGAATGGAAGATGGCATGATAGGAAATATCATCTATGCTGATCCATACGAATGTGTGCGCCTTGTTAGAGAAACAGGAATTGATGCCTTGGCCGCAGCACTCGGTTCAGTGCATGGTCCTTATCAAGGAGAACCGAAGCTCGGATTTGATGAGATGAAGCGTATATCTGAACTCACAGACATTCCGCTTGTCTTACATGGCGGTTCAGGCATTCCTGTTGATCAGATTCAAAAGGCTATCTCACTTGGTCATGCAAAAATCAATGTCAACACTGAATGTTTGGAAGCCTGGAATCAAGCTGTCCGAGCTCAACTAGCTGAAAATAAAGCAGCCATTGATCCACAAACAATCTTAACACCTGGTACAGAAGCCATTAAACAAACTGTCAAGATGAAAATCCAACAATTTGGATCAAGTCAGCGTGTTTAA
- a CDS encoding sugar porter family MFS transporter — MNKSQQTNLRSIILISTFGGLLFGYDTGVLNGALPYMSLPNQLNLTALMQGIVTSALLLGAALGAVICGRLSDRFGRRKTIFYLAALFFFSTIGCAVSPNAEVMVLFRFLLGLAVGGASVIVPAFLAEISPAENRGRIVTQNELMIVSGQLLAFTCNALIGNFFGENPYVWRIMLPIAAIPAIILFFGMLKVPESPRWLVTKGKNKEALQVLHRIRSKGAAKAELLEIENAYREEVNLKKATLKDLSTPWIRRLVFIGIGIAVIQQLTGVNSIMYYGTEILKDAGFETKAALIGNIGNGVISVLATFVGIWLLGKIGRRPMLITGLIGTTFTLLCIGICSNLFAGTAFLPYLILFLTITFLAFQQGAISPVTWLMLSEIFPLRLRGLGMGVSVFCLWMVNFLIGLTFPILLAHIGLSMTFFVFVAFGVLSILFVVKCLPETKGLTLEELEMNFRKHDQTSIDITTDHQTLP, encoded by the coding sequence ATGAACAAAAGTCAACAAACCAATTTAAGATCTATTATCCTAATTTCGACCTTTGGAGGACTTCTTTTTGGTTATGACACGGGTGTATTAAATGGTGCATTACCTTACATGTCTTTACCGAATCAGTTAAACTTAACAGCACTGATGCAAGGAATTGTGACAAGTGCATTATTATTAGGTGCTGCGTTAGGTGCAGTCATATGCGGACGATTATCAGACAGATTCGGGCGCCGTAAAACTATTTTTTACTTAGCCGCTCTATTCTTTTTTTCTACAATAGGATGTGCTGTATCACCAAACGCCGAAGTAATGGTCTTATTCCGATTCTTATTAGGACTTGCAGTTGGAGGAGCTTCAGTAATAGTTCCAGCATTTTTAGCTGAAATCTCTCCAGCAGAAAATCGTGGAAGAATCGTCACACAAAATGAACTGATGATCGTATCCGGCCAATTACTTGCTTTTACCTGTAATGCATTGATTGGAAATTTTTTTGGAGAGAATCCCTATGTATGGCGCATCATGCTTCCAATTGCGGCGATTCCAGCCATTATTTTATTCTTCGGTATGCTAAAAGTACCAGAGAGCCCGAGATGGCTTGTAACAAAGGGGAAAAATAAAGAAGCACTTCAAGTACTTCACCGCATTCGTTCAAAAGGAGCGGCGAAAGCAGAGTTGCTCGAGATAGAGAACGCTTACAGGGAAGAAGTGAATTTAAAAAAAGCTACTTTAAAAGATTTATCCACACCGTGGATTAGGCGGCTTGTGTTTATCGGCATAGGAATTGCAGTTATACAGCAGTTGACAGGGGTTAATTCCATCATGTATTACGGAACAGAAATTTTAAAAGATGCAGGTTTTGAAACGAAGGCAGCTCTCATTGGGAATATCGGGAATGGTGTTATCTCTGTCCTTGCTACATTTGTTGGAATTTGGCTGCTTGGCAAAATAGGACGTCGCCCTATGTTAATTACAGGCTTGATTGGAACAACCTTTACATTATTGTGTATCGGCATTTGCTCCAATCTTTTTGCAGGAACAGCTTTTCTTCCATATTTGATTTTATTTTTGACCATTACCTTCCTTGCATTCCAGCAAGGCGCCATCTCTCCTGTCACTTGGCTCATGCTGTCAGAAATTTTTCCTCTTCGGCTGCGGGGGCTTGGTATGGGGGTTAGTGTATTTTGTTTATGGATGGTGAACTTTTTAATTGGTTTGACGTTCCCAATATTACTTGCTCATATCGGTCTCTCGATGACTTTCTTTGTTTTTGTAGCTTTTGGAGTCCTGTCTATTTTGTTTGTGGTGAAGTGCCTGCCGGAAACAAAAGGGCTGACACTTGAAGAATTAGAAATGAATTTCCGTAAGCACGATCAAACATCAATTGACATCACGACAGATCATCAGACGCTGCCTTAA
- the iolE gene encoding myo-inosose-2 dehydratase, which translates to MSNENILWGIAPIGWRNDDIPALGADNTLSHLLSDICVAGFEGTEAGGFFPEPAVLNKELELRNLKIAGKWFSSYMIRDGLAASIQAFKKHCQYLQDIHASVAVVSEQTYSIQKENINIYQHQPSFTGEEWALLLEGLNELGQIANSYHLKLVYHHHLGTGVQTLSDVTRLLAGTDPRYVHLLYDTGHIYVSDGDYLSLLKLHIDRIQHVHFKDVRKEVMESCRQEELSFSESFLNGLFTVPGDGCINFNEVYRLLINHGYKGWIVIEAEQNPAIAHPLEYALKARQYIDENLAIHS; encoded by the coding sequence GTGTCTAATGAAAACATTTTATGGGGCATCGCGCCTATTGGATGGAGGAACGATGATATTCCAGCACTTGGCGCCGACAACACATTATCTCATTTATTAAGTGATATTTGTGTCGCTGGCTTTGAAGGAACTGAAGCAGGTGGTTTCTTTCCAGAACCAGCTGTTTTGAATAAAGAACTAGAACTTCGCAATTTAAAAATAGCTGGAAAATGGTTTAGCAGCTATATGATCCGAGATGGTTTAGCGGCTTCAATACAAGCATTCAAAAAGCATTGTCAGTACTTGCAAGACATTCATGCTAGTGTAGCTGTTGTCTCAGAGCAAACGTATTCCATTCAAAAAGAAAACATCAACATCTATCAACATCAGCCATCTTTCACAGGTGAGGAATGGGCTCTGCTGTTAGAAGGGCTCAATGAATTAGGTCAAATAGCAAACAGCTATCATCTCAAACTAGTCTATCATCATCATCTTGGAACAGGGGTGCAAACCTTATCAGATGTCACACGTCTTTTAGCTGGAACAGACCCTCGGTATGTTCACCTTCTATATGATACTGGACATATTTACGTATCAGATGGAGATTATTTATCCTTGCTCAAGCTACATATCGACCGTATCCAGCATGTCCATTTTAAAGATGTGAGAAAAGAAGTGATGGAAAGCTGTCGTCAAGAAGAATTGTCTTTTTCTGAATCTTTCTTAAATGGATTGTTTACAGTACCTGGGGATGGCTGTATCAATTTTAATGAAGTATACCGTTTATTAATCAATCATGGCTATAAAGGGTGGATCGTCATTGAAGCTGAACAGAATCCTGCGATTGCTCATCCTTTAGAATATGCATTAAAGGCTCGTCAGTATATTGATGAAAACTTGGCTATTCATTCTTAA
- a CDS encoding T7SS effector LXG polymorphic toxin, whose amino-acid sequence METRAKHYQELREQMVDLKKALQGVANLGDDFTGKGADHIKSFYQELAGNVDMFISFIDKQKAFHEGVSGTLDDTSFGGNTFVEEHFLDNAVHMGIKNAKSIVKDQKKALKTIFQDIDDLISLEVFDSQTFDEKIEDAEDERKKTVKDLRELDQNLKDEYALSETEQQATMALYAEMMNATNDGKTISPMNFDKKAYQNSDIYKAKSDIEKQTSEYLKIKKEQEEAREIAKEQEALANRPWYEKALDYGGNIVNELTGVNDAKRAATGIDPITGEKLTAGQRVAAGGMAAAGYIPIVGWAGRIFKGGKAVYKTTQATSAAVRAVDVYKTSQKSFDALKISQKGLYGLTATNGFSEAITGRDMFGNKISKEQQEASMNAALGMLLPFGAKGFQGKMGIKGTINKSKPISEVKSIITPEMKEKILLGQRKNPNKNEIIGGHSSNINNSHSNYATEVIKINPDGTKDIKYITQFPDRNLSKIKKSTIFPEGWNDIKILDSITDIGNSPPISIRGRDGATFHRGIVDGVEIDVIKIGDTVVSGYPTGQINAPLPGGFNK is encoded by the coding sequence ATGGAGACAAGAGCAAAACACTATCAGGAACTCCGCGAACAAATGGTCGATTTAAAAAAGGCATTACAAGGTGTTGCCAACCTTGGTGATGATTTCACTGGAAAAGGCGCCGATCACATTAAAAGCTTTTATCAAGAGCTGGCTGGAAATGTAGATATGTTTATCAGCTTCATTGATAAGCAAAAAGCCTTTCATGAAGGTGTTTCTGGAACGCTTGATGATACAAGCTTTGGCGGAAATACCTTTGTAGAAGAACACTTTTTAGATAACGCAGTACATATGGGCATCAAAAATGCCAAAAGCATTGTAAAGGATCAAAAAAAGGCACTCAAAACGATTTTTCAAGACATTGATGATCTCATTTCTCTGGAGGTATTTGATAGCCAAACTTTTGATGAAAAGATAGAAGATGCGGAAGATGAACGAAAAAAGACGGTCAAAGACCTAAGAGAGCTTGATCAAAATTTAAAAGATGAGTATGCTTTGTCAGAGACAGAGCAGCAAGCTACAATGGCATTGTACGCTGAAATGATGAATGCCACAAATGACGGAAAAACGATTTCGCCTATGAATTTTGACAAGAAAGCGTATCAAAATAGCGACATCTACAAGGCAAAAAGCGATATTGAGAAGCAAACTTCCGAATATCTCAAAATCAAAAAAGAACAAGAAGAAGCCCGCGAAATCGCAAAGGAACAAGAAGCGCTCGCCAACCGCCCTTGGTATGAAAAAGCACTTGATTATGGCGGAAATATCGTGAATGAACTGACTGGCGTGAACGATGCAAAACGTGCCGCAACGGGCATTGATCCAATCACAGGTGAAAAACTCACGGCAGGACAGCGAGTCGCCGCAGGCGGCATGGCAGCCGCCGGCTACATCCCGATCGTTGGCTGGGCAGGACGCATTTTCAAAGGCGGAAAAGCCGTCTATAAAACGACTCAAGCCACATCAGCCGCAGTGAGAGCGGTTGACGTTTACAAAACATCACAAAAATCTTTTGACGCCCTAAAAATATCTCAAAAAGGCTTATATGGCCTCACAGCCACGAACGGCTTCAGCGAAGCGATTACAGGGAGAGACATGTTTGGAAATAAGATCTCGAAAGAACAGCAGGAAGCGAGTATGAATGCGGCGCTTGGAATGCTTTTGCCGTTTGGAGCAAAAGGGTTTCAAGGGAAGATGGGGATTAAGGGTACGATTAATAAAAGTAAGCCAATCAGCGAAGTTAAATCAATTATTACACCTGAAATGAAAGAAAAAATCCTTTTGGGACAGAGAAAGAACCCTAATAAAAATGAAATTATTGGGGGGCATTCATCGAACATTAATAATAGCCATTCTAACTATGCTACAGAAGTTATTAAAATCAATCCTGATGGTACAAAAGATATAAAATATATAACTCAATTTCCTGATAGGAATCTTTCAAAAATAAAAAAAAGTACAATATTTCCTGAAGGTTGGAATGATATTAAAATCTTAGATAGTATAACTGATATTGGTAACTCTCCTCCAATAAGTATTAGAGGTAGAGATGGAGCAACTTTCCATAGGGGAATTGTTGATGGTGTAGAAATTGATGTTATTAAAATAGGTGATACGGTAGTTAGTGGCTACCCAACAGGACAAATTAATGCTCCATTACCAGGTGGTTTTAATAAATAG
- a CDS encoding class II fructose-bisphosphate aldolase: MPLLSTTPMLEAAKKEKYGIVAFNVHSFDSIYWVLETAAELKSPVILQTTVGTVQSLGAKAIADTVKAAADQYQIPIGLHLDHCTDFDVILTCIRAGYTSVMIDASMHSYEENVRRTKEVVDLALKVGVNVEAELGKVGGVEDDIVVDEKDAEKAVPSECRQFVEETGVPTLAPAIGTAHGIYKGVPDIDFARIEQIATLVDVPLVLHGGSAVPDEDVKRCVALGMAKVNVSTELKNAYSEAIRDHFSNEPESLDPRMYLQKAKQAAKDMVQSKIRIVGSEGKAHPLYQ, from the coding sequence ATGCCTTTACTTTCAACAACACCGATGCTTGAGGCTGCAAAAAAAGAAAAATACGGAATTGTGGCATTCAATGTGCACTCCTTTGACAGTATCTATTGGGTCCTCGAAACTGCCGCAGAATTAAAGTCACCTGTGATTTTGCAAACCACGGTTGGAACCGTTCAATCTCTTGGAGCAAAAGCGATTGCAGATACAGTAAAGGCGGCGGCTGATCAATATCAAATCCCCATCGGTCTTCACCTGGATCACTGCACGGACTTTGATGTGATTCTCACCTGTATTCGAGCTGGATATACATCCGTTATGATCGATGCATCCATGCATTCATATGAAGAAAATGTACGCCGCACAAAAGAAGTCGTGGACCTTGCATTAAAAGTCGGTGTAAATGTCGAAGCAGAGCTAGGCAAGGTAGGCGGCGTAGAAGATGATATCGTCGTCGACGAAAAGGATGCTGAAAAAGCTGTTCCATCAGAATGCCGTCAATTTGTAGAAGAAACTGGGGTGCCCACTTTAGCGCCTGCGATTGGTACTGCCCACGGCATTTATAAAGGGGTGCCGGATATTGACTTTGCCCGCATTGAACAAATTGCAACGCTGGTCGATGTTCCACTTGTCCTGCATGGTGGTTCCGCTGTACCAGATGAGGATGTTAAGCGATGCGTTGCACTTGGAATGGCAAAGGTGAATGTCTCAACTGAACTGAAAAATGCATACTCCGAGGCCATACGTGATCATTTCTCAAATGAACCTGAAAGCTTAGATCCGCGTATGTATTTACAAAAAGCAAAACAAGCAGCAAAAGACATGGTCCAATCGAAAATACGAATTGTTGGCAGTGAGGGCAAAGCCCATCCATTATATCAATGA
- a CDS encoding fructose PTS transporter subunit IIA produces MMEHIYMNLHETASSQAGVFAAIADIAYKAGICTSPEDVKKGLAEREALSTTGFQDGFAIPHTQTEAITKPALVIVRTETGIEWDAFDGKPCFFFLSLLIPKNEAGTTHLKALSALSRGLMDEATRQKLLETRTNEDMLAVLETDILTREDV; encoded by the coding sequence ATGATGGAACATATCTATATGAATCTTCACGAAACAGCTTCTTCACAGGCTGGTGTGTTCGCAGCCATTGCTGACATTGCCTACAAAGCAGGTATTTGCACATCACCAGAGGATGTCAAAAAAGGCTTAGCGGAAAGAGAAGCCCTTAGTACAACCGGGTTTCAAGATGGTTTTGCCATTCCGCATACACAAACAGAAGCCATCACGAAACCAGCACTTGTAATTGTCCGTACAGAAACAGGTATTGAATGGGACGCTTTTGATGGGAAGCCTTGCTTTTTCTTCTTATCTTTATTGATCCCAAAAAATGAAGCAGGGACCACTCATTTAAAGGCTCTTTCTGCGCTTTCACGAGGCTTAATGGATGAAGCGACACGACAAAAACTGCTGGAAACAAGAACAAATGAAGACATGCTTGCTGTATTAGAAACAGATATTTTAACGAGAGAGGATGTTTGA